The following proteins are encoded in a genomic region of Alphaproteobacteria bacterium:
- a CDS encoding AAA family ATPase translates to MKFNEAFYCDQKLEGKQFSANPPGDLDVSRLGQGKPCYSNMSESAVKKPKTLIFADWLVCRWYEWEKIHARKVLQQWMDQGGEVLCWQSDGSGASLVPLTKESLDRYHRNVQFESPNVLIDRAYETYGLARDQIHILDNYWLQNWNAGNELPPYQIDSRLQRLPEYVRGKVSDYIDSYYPKSHTCSVSRLSEIKGEEEERGNRLPNITHIDKILTKEVLNRFDEHHYTMVRQIDISPKQFKKIPEAQFYSFLKKLTNLECLTVGERSANVKINGRQLKTILECIPKQAAIYLSNVVAISEMESLKDLPLQQLKSLKIYDHDITAQQLEAILKNARELEKLSITFCQKLGNGHLIDLPLQQLKSLKIYDSNITARQLEAILKNTSELEKLEISYCQKLVGIHLKDISFPQFKSLNISDICKDVQQLEAFLINATNLEELCIANCKKMGNGYLKDLPLQQLKSLIIYESSITSQQLEAILKNTRELKKIEITECSKLVESDLKDLCLPQLETLVMNEVRLSAQQFWAFLMNAQNLKLLTLTGLEMSGDLQDIWLPHLEKLVISGSNITAQQLGEIIRNATNLKELEIQDCFCLEEFHLKDLQLRQLKSLKINGSNITAKQLKAILSNATNLEELSIVNCKDLGEGHLKNLCLRHLEKLVINNSHITIQQLEAVLIKATRLKSLSILNCSNLGKGHLKDLPLQQLENVNISGSNISDQQSRAVLKNATKLNTLVNNNHDTQPSDPQHDTSDYSHFTPYDKNQLFQFKGDNETLNQAMVIEKLSQYMVLKNRNVDKIPLIQNGICRALSQYFNDHPNKIIKQLKSIRDWDGQAKTISGTLSVVADKLLSYIDDYQLSSVGLSSETPYYLGSCIESFLEVRVEADQLVKMFFENPWHRISCIKLQNSLSGENLWLVYDPNYIKGYKYFENTKDVLDAINKSLGDLVFAIADRDTTFPPHCIPTDITIPNVDDFIRDGGLFVLCKARSTDANRLCSMLKDYSLEPSSFRGLLLRATDGRPAWFLGLMHNNESVKALTERYLLQFIKVNKQAIKELEKSYEYTLSNGGKPVLEILQQLQSAKEHKQEIKESKRGISLLEKPLLEAKKESAKGPSLLQAFSQAKKTEKKRVAKAQKKAQKAAELAKRTAYYKDKLAQKVNDKPAVSLSSYCEQLLTPHKRKKNNTLRRKIAVEAKSASDIYALQLALEQQCIKQKRPLFFANSPDDLVCSAPFIKRLDDMQGKIVNPPAGRLVEFLETHKNSNPVIIINYDNFKADEIIQFNSILDNKRMVDGYAVPEDTLVLGLINAGNPSTYRGGDFYGRFDSKKRCPLTKEQLADNVLHIENNLWQSTSDNAKKHPPYIINLFNAHDWKQRLLGQWQIQGNKLIFKEGVLMEALASNRFIELHNAPSQDPEFRHFWQQARLRGFIAHDGRQITLPPSLGIGFQKGYDWESLHACISTESHAVDPNAPLLNPSHLHRFFTQYEYDANTHSLTSQTGLIEQHLKQHPGKPLQVILTRDLNEHQWAMLLSQCKKHGVTLAVTNSTGNDHHLCLVTKEWQTQSHTTIIESTDPDTSIEQAKKDRAYRIIDVSELSSADLLVKRTGKYDSEQQRFIFDETDGVLLQAFTEEQNVILKGHFSSEVCDALAPLLIQRSLDPNLKTDLILVSDGPSALGYMPYQSQHITADDKKNALSKQGIRAQEYNQLTDKHFESEPLCTLKARCSYLQQHPQHNSANSDDAWVGVYSLPETIAMADYDLENSEAITQAFKANRLCQVNAVLKHSPFVLLTGLTGVGKTTFVQQELVPDAKGLYEGVSALKQWAQDKTTGRKILFIDEANITTRNWSEFEGLFNNPPSIVIDGIYYELTPEHKVVFAANPLNYGAARTLPSFFKRHGNAVLFKPMPAEMLFQTQLKPIMEGSFNHEQQAKLALIFLNVYRDVCAYSNDKILISPREVQMMALLTLAYCKQRRTADPEKVAQHYAYKVASALVPATYRRAFDEKHKPQERLARYKIKSTSQNNYVLTSSRRAITHSLNDLLNVRLLRWQTPALKGFPGLGGMLLEGKPGVGKSELVFNVLHSKGYVEASQASTGSTSKKTYYVIPASMQLSEKSSTLLKAFDEGAVVVMDEFNSASMMESLLNALLNGKTPGGKLPNKVGFTLIGTQNPASMAGRAKQSDALSCRLMTLQVPEYTKKEVKQVLAGKLLDPLDQKAARKAYVDLVSGNSKTATSFREFLKIPAYSSVTGGVNQEITY, encoded by the coding sequence ATGAAATTCAATGAAGCTTTTTACTGCGACCAGAAACTCGAAGGTAAACAATTTAGCGCAAATCCACCAGGGGATCTGGATGTATCTCGACTAGGTCAGGGGAAGCCCTGTTATAGCAATATGTCGGAATCAGCGGTCAAAAAACCAAAAACGTTGATTTTTGCTGATTGGCTGGTTTGTCGTTGGTATGAATGGGAAAAGATTCACGCCCGTAAAGTGCTCCAACAATGGATGGATCAAGGAGGGGAGGTCTTGTGCTGGCAAAGTGACGGCTCTGGTGCTTCCTTAGTGCCTTTAACAAAAGAATCGCTGGATCGATACCATAGAAACGTCCAATTTGAATCGCCGAATGTGTTGATTGACCGTGCCTATGAGACCTATGGCCTTGCCCGTGACCAAATCCATATTTTAGATAATTACTGGTTGCAGAATTGGAATGCAGGCAACGAATTACCGCCTTATCAAATCGATAGTCGATTACAAAGACTACCAGAATATGTGCGAGGAAAAGTTTCTGACTACATCGATTCATATTATCCAAAATCACACACATGTAGTGTTAGTCGTCTATCTGAGATAAAAGGTGAAGAGGAAGAGCGGGGTAACAGGCTGCCTAATATTACCCATATTGATAAGATTCTAACTAAAGAAGTCCTCAATCGCTTCGACGAACACCATTACACCATGGTCAGACAGATAGACATTTCGCCAAAACAATTTAAAAAAATACCTGAAGCTCAGTTTTATAGCTTTCTCAAAAAACTAACGAATCTTGAATGCCTCACTGTTGGAGAGCGATCAGCTAATGTAAAGATTAATGGACGACAGTTAAAAACGATCTTAGAATGCATTCCAAAGCAAGCAGCCATATACCTTAGTAATGTTGTAGCCATTTCAGAAATGGAATCTTTAAAAGATCTTCCGCTACAACAGCTTAAAAGTTTGAAGATTTATGATCACGACATAACTGCGCAACAGTTGGAGGCAATCCTCAAAAATGCTAGGGAGCTAGAAAAATTGAGTATAACTTTTTGCCAAAAACTGGGAAATGGTCATTTAATAGATCTTCCGCTACAACAGCTCAAAAGTTTAAAGATTTATGATAGCAACATAACTGCACGCCAGTTGGAGGCGATCCTCAAGAATACTAGTGAGCTAGAAAAATTGGAGATTAGTTATTGCCAAAAACTGGTAGGAATTCATTTAAAAGATATTTCATTTCCACAGTTTAAAAGTTTAAATATTAGCGATATCTGTAAGGATGTCCAGCAGTTGGAGGCGTTCCTTATCAATGCAACGAATCTAGAAGAGCTTTGTATTGCAAACTGCAAAAAAATGGGCAATGGTTATTTAAAAGATCTTCCACTTCAACAGCTTAAGAGTTTAATTATTTATGAGAGCAGCATAACTTCGCAACAGTTGGAGGCAATCCTCAAAAATACTAGGGAACTAAAAAAAATAGAAATTACGGAATGCTCAAAGCTGGTAGAATCTGATTTAAAAGATCTCTGTTTACCCCAGCTTGAAACGCTCGTGATGAATGAGGTCCGGCTATCTGCCCAACAGTTTTGGGCGTTCCTTATGAACGCGCAGAATCTAAAACTATTGACACTTACTGGATTGGAGATGTCTGGAGATTTACAAGATATTTGGCTACCACATCTTGAAAAGCTTGTGATTAGCGGTAGTAATATAACTGCGCAACAGTTGGGGGAAATCATTAGAAATGCGACCAATCTAAAAGAATTGGAGATTCAGGATTGCTTCTGCTTGGAAGAATTTCATTTAAAAGACCTTCAGCTACGACAGCTTAAAAGTTTGAAGATTAATGGTAGCAATATAACTGCCAAACAGTTGAAGGCAATTCTTAGCAACGCGACGAATCTAGAAGAATTGAGTATTGTTAATTGCAAAGACCTGGGTGAAGGTCATTTAAAAAATCTTTGTCTACGACATCTTGAAAAGCTTGTGATTAATAATAGCCATATAACTATCCAACAGTTGGAGGCTGTCCTTATAAAAGCCACGAGGTTAAAAAGTTTGTCTATTTTGAATTGCTCAAACCTGGGAAAAGGTCATTTAAAAGATCTACCGCTACAACAGCTTGAAAACGTGAATATTAGTGGCAGCAATATAAGTGACCAACAGTCGAGGGCAGTCCTTAAAAACGCTACGAAGCTAAATACTTTAGTAAATAATAACCATGATACTCAACCATCGGATCCTCAGCACGATACTTCTGATTATAGCCACTTTACGCCATACGATAAGAACCAGCTGTTTCAGTTTAAAGGAGATAATGAAACCCTCAATCAGGCTATGGTGATTGAAAAGCTCTCTCAATATATGGTACTAAAGAATCGTAATGTAGACAAAATACCTCTTATTCAAAACGGTATCTGTCGTGCTTTATCCCAATATTTCAATGATCATCCGAATAAGATTATAAAACAACTTAAATCGATTCGTGATTGGGACGGTCAAGCAAAAACGATTTCTGGTACTTTAAGTGTTGTAGCGGACAAATTGCTTAGTTACATAGATGACTATCAATTATCATCAGTCGGATTGTCTTCCGAAACACCGTATTACCTAGGTTCTTGTATTGAGAGCTTCCTTGAAGTCAGAGTAGAAGCTGATCAGCTAGTAAAAATGTTTTTTGAAAATCCATGGCACCGCATTTCTTGTATAAAGTTACAGAATTCTCTATCTGGCGAGAACCTATGGTTAGTTTATGATCCCAATTATATCAAAGGATACAAATATTTTGAGAATACTAAGGATGTGCTAGATGCTATCAACAAAAGCCTTGGTGACTTGGTATTTGCTATTGCAGATAGAGACACAACTTTCCCACCTCATTGCATACCCACCGATATCACTATTCCCAATGTTGATGATTTCATCCGTGATGGAGGATTGTTTGTCCTATGTAAGGCACGTAGCACAGATGCCAACAGGCTCTGCTCAATGTTAAAGGATTATTCATTAGAACCATCAAGCTTTAGGGGCCTTCTGCTGCGCGCTACTGATGGACGTCCCGCGTGGTTTTTGGGTCTCATGCATAACAATGAATCCGTTAAAGCATTAACCGAACGCTATCTTTTGCAATTTATAAAAGTAAACAAGCAAGCGATCAAAGAATTAGAGAAAAGCTATGAGTATACATTAAGTAATGGTGGAAAACCTGTCTTGGAGATTCTCCAGCAGTTGCAGTCTGCAAAGGAGCACAAGCAAGAGATTAAAGAATCAAAGAGAGGAATAAGCCTATTAGAAAAACCTCTCTTGGAAGCTAAAAAAGAGTCTGCCAAAGGCCCCAGCCTATTGCAGGCATTTTCGCAAGCAAAAAAAACCGAGAAAAAGCGAGTGGCAAAAGCTCAGAAAAAGGCACAAAAAGCCGCAGAGCTTGCCAAGCGCACGGCATATTATAAAGACAAGCTTGCTCAAAAGGTCAACGATAAACCCGCAGTCTCACTCTCCTCCTATTGCGAGCAATTATTAACCCCTCATAAACGAAAAAAGAATAACACGCTACGGCGCAAAATTGCCGTTGAAGCAAAATCCGCTTCCGACATTTATGCTCTTCAACTGGCACTTGAGCAACAATGCATCAAACAGAAGCGTCCGCTGTTCTTCGCCAATTCCCCTGACGACCTTGTGTGTAGCGCTCCCTTCATTAAGCGCTTAGATGACATGCAGGGAAAGATTGTTAATCCACCGGCTGGTCGGTTGGTAGAGTTTCTGGAAACCCATAAAAACTCTAACCCGGTTATTATCATTAATTATGATAATTTCAAAGCCGATGAGATTATTCAATTCAACAGCATACTCGACAATAAACGTATGGTGGATGGATATGCAGTTCCAGAAGACACATTGGTTCTAGGACTTATCAATGCAGGTAACCCCAGTACTTACCGGGGAGGGGATTTTTATGGCCGTTTTGATAGCAAAAAACGTTGTCCTTTGACAAAAGAACAGCTTGCAGACAACGTCTTACACATAGAAAACAACCTATGGCAGTCCACCTCTGATAACGCGAAGAAACATCCGCCTTACATTATTAATCTATTTAATGCCCATGATTGGAAACAACGACTCCTTGGCCAATGGCAAATTCAAGGTAATAAGCTGATTTTCAAAGAAGGAGTATTGATGGAAGCTTTGGCAAGCAACCGTTTTATCGAGCTCCATAATGCGCCTTCGCAGGACCCGGAGTTTCGTCATTTTTGGCAGCAGGCGCGGTTGCGTGGCTTTATTGCTCATGATGGCCGGCAGATTACATTACCGCCTTCATTAGGTATTGGTTTTCAAAAAGGGTATGATTGGGAGTCACTTCATGCCTGCATAAGTACTGAGTCGCATGCAGTTGACCCTAATGCACCGCTGTTAAACCCCAGCCACTTGCATCGTTTCTTTACTCAATATGAGTACGATGCCAACACGCACAGCCTTACCTCGCAAACTGGGCTCATTGAACAGCATCTTAAACAGCATCCGGGCAAACCTCTTCAAGTCATCTTGACCCGTGATTTAAATGAACATCAATGGGCGATGCTGCTAAGTCAGTGCAAAAAACACGGAGTTACACTTGCTGTAACCAACAGTACTGGCAATGACCATCACTTATGTTTGGTTACGAAGGAGTGGCAAACACAATCACATACAACCATAATTGAAAGCACTGATCCAGATACCAGTATTGAGCAAGCCAAAAAGGATAGGGCTTATCGTATCATCGATGTGTCTGAATTAAGCAGTGCCGACTTGTTGGTTAAACGCACTGGAAAATACGATAGCGAGCAACAGCGTTTTATCTTTGACGAAACCGACGGTGTTTTGCTTCAAGCCTTCACCGAAGAGCAGAACGTTATCCTCAAAGGCCATTTCTCTTCTGAAGTGTGTGATGCGCTTGCACCTTTATTGATACAGCGTAGCCTTGATCCCAACCTTAAGACAGATCTTATTCTGGTCAGCGATGGTCCAAGTGCACTTGGGTATATGCCATATCAAAGTCAGCACATAACCGCAGACGACAAAAAGAATGCCCTTAGCAAACAAGGCATTCGCGCTCAAGAATATAACCAACTGACAGATAAGCATTTTGAGAGTGAGCCATTATGCACTTTAAAGGCACGCTGCAGTTACTTGCAACAGCACCCTCAACACAATAGTGCTAACAGTGATGACGCATGGGTAGGTGTTTATTCTCTTCCAGAAACGATAGCCATGGCTGACTATGATTTAGAAAACAGCGAGGCCATTACCCAAGCCTTTAAGGCGAACCGTTTGTGCCAAGTTAATGCCGTTCTTAAACATTCTCCTTTTGTGTTGTTAACCGGATTGACAGGCGTTGGAAAAACAACGTTTGTACAACAGGAACTGGTTCCTGATGCTAAAGGGCTCTATGAAGGAGTGTCTGCATTAAAGCAATGGGCGCAGGATAAGACAACTGGGCGTAAAATCCTCTTTATCGATGAAGCCAACATCACCACACGCAACTGGAGTGAATTTGAAGGTTTGTTTAATAACCCTCCGTCTATTGTTATTGATGGCATCTACTATGAACTTACGCCTGAGCATAAAGTAGTCTTTGCGGCTAACCCGCTTAATTATGGGGCCGCGCGTACATTGCCAAGCTTCTTTAAGCGTCATGGTAATGCTGTCTTGTTTAAGCCAATGCCAGCAGAAATGCTTTTCCAGACCCAGCTTAAGCCAATCATGGAAGGCAGTTTTAACCATGAACAGCAGGCAAAACTGGCGCTAATATTTCTCAATGTCTATCGTGACGTGTGTGCTTATTCCAACGATAAAATCTTGATTTCACCACGTGAAGTACAGATGATGGCGCTTTTGACATTGGCTTATTGCAAGCAACGTCGAACAGCGGATCCTGAAAAGGTAGCTCAGCATTATGCATATAAGGTCGCTTCTGCGCTTGTGCCAGCTACCTACCGCCGTGCGTTTGATGAAAAACATAAGCCCCAAGAGCGCTTAGCTCGATATAAGATAAAATCAACGAGTCAGAACAACTACGTTCTTACCTCTTCACGTCGAGCTATTACCCATTCCTTAAATGATCTGTTAAACGTCCGCTTATTGCGATGGCAGACTCCGGCGCTAAAAGGATTCCCTGGATTGGGGGGAATGCTGCTTGAAGGCAAGCCGGGTGTGGGTAAGAGTGAACTGGTGTTTAACGTATTGCATTCTAAAGGCTATGTGGAAGCATCGCAAGCTAGCACCGGCTCCACATCCAAAAAAACATATTATGTCATCCCAGCTAGTATGCAACTGAGTGAGAAATCGAGCACCTTGCTAAAAGCATTTGATGAAGGTGCAGTGGTGGTGATGGATGAGTTCAACAGCGCATCGATGATGGAATCGCTTCTGAATGCTTTACTCAATGGAAAAACCCCTGGGGGTAAATTACCCAACAAGGTAGGATTTACCCTTATTGGTACCCAAAATCCAGCCAGTATGGCCGGGCGTGCCAAACAAAGTGATGCACTGTCGTGCCGTTTAATGACACTACAAGTGCCCGAGTATACAAAGAAAGAGGTAAAACAAGTCCTTGCTGGTAAGCTGCTAGACCCTCTTGACCAGAAGGCTGCACGCAAAGCGTATGTGGATTTGGTCTCTGGCAACAGCAAAACCGCCACAAGTTTTAGGGAATTTCTGAAAATACCAGCCTACTCATCTGTCACAGGTGGGGTAAATCAGGAGATAACATATTGA
- a CDS encoding response regulator, whose amino-acid sequence MAIYDPQLKRQLTILIVEDERLYRTIASQTLTGHKKIMSQEKEKGYALFLEHCPDIVFLDISLPDGSGLELLKTMKEFDPAVFVVMMTKSSYSQDVNQSIIYGANGYIIKPFNQQHIDLYLERFYEENPKREMKEICKRRNRYGEEWVRYQQDKGLFDEYVLSSSVMGGTRPLDEVSAELKERIDNWSVLYIDQNIDNIRHVEIGLSDYGCKVDVSLSGQDASEKLLSSVYDIIFVECSLNDVDGYQLANMLRNHEKKLPRYTYVMGIVADQHEGNTQKWQLSGMDGVMVKPLSIQDIYNKIVLFAQRSLEKGEQEFVV is encoded by the coding sequence ATGGCCATATATGACCCTCAGCTTAAGCGTCAATTAACGATATTGATTGTTGAAGATGAGCGTCTATATCGCACAATCGCATCACAAACGCTGACAGGTCATAAAAAAATAATGTCACAGGAAAAAGAGAAGGGCTATGCCTTATTTTTAGAGCATTGTCCTGATATCGTGTTTCTTGATATTAGTTTGCCTGATGGCAGCGGCCTGGAATTACTCAAAACTATGAAGGAATTTGATCCTGCAGTGTTTGTCGTGATGATGACCAAAAGTAGTTATTCTCAAGATGTAAATCAGTCAATCATCTATGGCGCTAACGGCTATATTATTAAGCCATTCAATCAGCAGCATATTGATTTATATTTAGAACGATTTTATGAAGAGAATCCCAAAAGAGAAATGAAGGAAATATGTAAACGGCGCAATCGTTATGGTGAAGAATGGGTTCGTTATCAGCAGGACAAAGGGTTATTCGATGAATATGTATTATCCTCTTCTGTGATGGGGGGGACACGGCCCTTAGATGAAGTAAGTGCAGAGTTAAAGGAACGCATTGATAATTGGAGTGTCCTTTATATTGACCAAAATATTGATAATATTCGGCATGTGGAAATTGGGCTGAGTGACTACGGCTGCAAGGTTGACGTTAGTCTTTCTGGGCAGGATGCTTCAGAAAAATTGCTTTCGTCGGTATATGACATCATTTTTGTTGAGTGTTCTTTAAATGATGTTGATGGTTACCAATTAGCAAATATGCTAAGGAACCACGAGAAGAAATTGCCTAGATATACGTATGTGATGGGGATTGTTGCCGACCAGCATGAAGGAAATACCCAGAAATGGCAACTTTCTGGTATGGATGGAGTCATGGTTAAGCCTTTGTCCATTCAGGATATTTACAATAAAATAGTTCTATTTGCCCAGCGTTCTCTTGAAAAAGGTGAACAGGAATTCGTGGTGTAA
- a CDS encoding response regulator: MLQKPKRKLKILTIDDSEVIRTVILSMLRGHFCTFASNTEKGISQYELLHPEIVFLDINLPDINGMDALKMIRQYDNNAYVIMLTGSSQLPDVIEAMKLGASGYMVKPFSKKKMVMALERYMVQHQDQVS, translated from the coding sequence ATGCTCCAAAAGCCCAAGCGTAAACTTAAAATATTGACTATTGATGACAGCGAAGTTATCCGTACGGTTATTTTGAGCATGCTTCGCGGCCATTTTTGTACCTTTGCTAGCAATACGGAGAAAGGAATTTCTCAATATGAATTATTGCACCCGGAGATTGTGTTCCTAGATATTAATTTACCAGATATCAACGGAATGGATGCGCTTAAAATGATCAGGCAATACGACAATAATGCTTATGTTATTATGCTAACCGGCAGCTCTCAGTTGCCTGATGTTATCGAGGCAATGAAATTGGGTGCTTCAGGCTATATGGTCAAACCATTTTCTAAAAAGAAAATGGTGATGGCCCTAGAGCGTTACATGGTGCAACACCAAGATCAGGTTTCATGA
- a CDS encoding response regulator, with protein MKQITAKYGGTYILVADDYIVNQELVKEMLEMMECEVDVADDGKETLDMFNENEYDIIFLDIQMPEMDGYEVARRIRQVAKGKQIPIVAITANALVGDREKCLDAGMNDYMPKPIKGERLEEMLRKHLPNKEQH; from the coding sequence ATGAAACAAATTACAGCAAAATACGGCGGTACGTATATTCTGGTAGCAGATGACTATATCGTTAATCAAGAGCTTGTTAAAGAGATGCTTGAAATGATGGAGTGTGAAGTGGATGTTGCAGATGATGGCAAGGAAACATTAGATATGTTCAATGAAAATGAATATGACATTATCTTCCTTGATATTCAAATGCCTGAAATGGATGGCTATGAAGTTGCAAGACGCATTAGACAAGTCGCTAAGGGCAAACAGATACCTATTGTGGCTATTACCGCCAACGCGTTGGTGGGTGACCGTGAAAAATGCCTGGATGCTGGTATGAATGATTATATGCCAAAGCCTATTAAAGGAGAACGACTGGAAGAAATGCTTCGTAAGCACCTTCCTAATAAGGAGCAGCATTAA
- the pelG gene encoding exopolysaccharide Pel transporter PelG, translating to MAGIGFVLRKLSKEDNLSGITKAYFHSAMASTGPWLMTVFALGLVMIIGSNFAEKQELFDFRLIIIYNFAFSLVFTGPIYMIATRYLADSIHVKDVTAATGLLITCLAIVNMIQIPISVWFYLVYANLTTAMALSSIVNFMLISTIWVLAVFLSSLKDFKDITGTFFAGLVISTICAASFASGYGAVGVLNGFNVGLVVVAASLMARVFAEYPYPFKNPTIFLSYFRKYWELTLSGLFYNAGVWVDKWIMWFAPEAERTPSKLLLYPNYDSAMFLAYLTIIPSMALFVFSVETNFFEKYLKFYRDIQRQATFERIQSNHAGIIKSIIESSRNFLVLQGIICVSVILLAPRIFDFLGVNYLQIGIFRYGVLGSLFQVLLIFLTILLSYFDNRKAVLKVQMTFFFANTILTIYFMQAGFQYYGLGYCLASILTFVVAAVIVGRYIENLPYHAFITSNTSVGKGTKA from the coding sequence ATGGCAGGGATTGGGTTCGTTCTACGCAAGCTATCTAAGGAAGATAATCTTTCTGGGATTACTAAAGCTTATTTCCATTCGGCAATGGCATCTACGGGGCCATGGTTGATGACGGTTTTTGCTTTGGGATTGGTGATGATTATTGGCAGTAACTTTGCTGAAAAGCAGGAGTTATTCGATTTTCGTTTGATTATCATTTATAATTTTGCCTTCTCGCTGGTTTTTACCGGGCCAATTTACATGATAGCAACCAGGTATTTAGCCGATTCGATTCACGTAAAAGACGTGACGGCGGCGACTGGACTTTTGATCACGTGTTTAGCTATCGTCAATATGATTCAGATTCCTATCAGTGTCTGGTTTTATTTGGTGTATGCTAATTTAACAACCGCTATGGCATTATCATCGATTGTTAACTTCATGCTGATTTCGACGATTTGGGTGTTGGCCGTGTTTTTAAGTTCATTGAAAGACTTTAAAGATATTACGGGAACATTCTTTGCAGGCTTGGTGATTTCCACTATTTGCGCAGCTTCCTTTGCCAGTGGTTATGGAGCTGTGGGTGTGCTGAATGGATTTAATGTAGGATTAGTTGTTGTAGCTGCATCATTGATGGCGCGCGTGTTTGCTGAGTATCCCTATCCATTTAAAAATCCAACTATCTTTTTGAGCTATTTTCGAAAATATTGGGAATTAACACTGAGTGGCCTATTCTATAATGCTGGTGTGTGGGTTGATAAATGGATTATGTGGTTTGCTCCAGAAGCTGAGCGTACGCCTTCCAAATTATTGCTCTATCCAAACTATGATAGTGCGATGTTCTTAGCGTACCTGACTATTATTCCTTCAATGGCACTGTTCGTTTTTAGTGTGGAAACTAATTTCTTTGAAAAATATCTGAAATTTTATCGTGACATTCAACGACAGGCAACCTTCGAACGGATTCAAAGCAACCATGCAGGCATTATCAAATCGATCATTGAAAGTTCACGCAACTTCCTGGTGCTACAGGGCATAATCTGTGTGTCGGTGATTCTATTGGCGCCTCGTATCTTTGATTTTCTGGGCGTAAATTATTTGCAGATAGGTATTTTCCGTTACGGGGTTCTGGGAAGCTTGTTCCAAGTGCTGTTGATATTCCTGACCATTTTATTGTCTTATTTCGATAATCGTAAGGCCGTACTAAAAGTACAGATGACCTTCTTTTTTGCGAATACGATTTTGACAATCTACTTTATGCAGGCAGGTTTTCAATATTATGGACTTGGCTATTGTTTGGCTTCTATCCTAACTTTTGTGGTAGCAGCGGTGATCGTTGGTCGCTATATAGAAAATTTACCTTATCATGCCTTTATCACAAGTAACACGTCTGTTGGCAAGGGGACTAAAGCATGA